The Maylandia zebra isolate NMK-2024a linkage group LG4, Mzebra_GT3a, whole genome shotgun sequence genome includes a window with the following:
- the nfil3-2 gene encoding nuclear factor, interleukin 3 regulated, member 2 codes for MENLTSALKTLNKNSGNNLNCLETFSGYEESLPSIQGTPTRMGRLIKPKPNMTCRRKREFISDEKKDASYWEKRRKNNEAAKRSREKRRLNDMVLENRVIALNDENVRLKTELLQLKLRFGLISTASYIEKSQQISAGSNAGNGGSSSSSTQYYSSGYSSGSQVMVNSDSSETEQSGRSEGHRQLVKYSPRGSLSDMSDGSSRDSPEPIPFEIKQEGDRLEMDIANGTTTQIMFNIHRGLASVPTHHQIQQHSQELEATYHSQEQQQHHLHQQPQPHQEPVTSINTVSQAASHPPAAQRSVILYGASSASYPVDSLTRTQDAELLNVQKQGSTGSQVCASQQPITESSTETVAEVTKQLERKTLDSPPYELSDCRNEARERQVYRVCQLPQQQLQQEQHQESDSSAELHHKQVEGVSHSHLYHHLQQPHSYLSTQDEEPPVLTYEGGPRHEAYYQGQSTSSCKEATSSEGDPCSPEKEASTDDDELPSSLCSEMGSFHNPHLTIHQPASPLPSSQGPQAQCWDPQGEVRGTALPHKLRLKHRAMSTGSSSSSGSNCSGQESPTTPPSATPPPLPQHPYLSLTPPRNIKQESSGGGCKQAASGEGARKEGGKKETGGRRNKRRD; via the coding sequence ATGGAAAATCTAACATCGGCTCTCAAAACGTTAAACAAAAACTCAGGGAATAACCTAAACTGCCTTGAGACCTTCAGCGGTTATGAAGAGTCTCTGCCTTCTATCCAAGGGACTCCAACTCGTATGGGGCGTCTCATCAAACCCAAGCCCAACATGACCTGCAGGCGAAAGCGGGAGTTCATTTCCGATGAGAAAAAGGACGCCTCCTACTGGGAGAAGCGCCGTAAAAACAACGAGGCCGCCAAGCGCTCCCGGGAGAAGCGGCGTCTCAATGATATGGTTCTGGAGAACCGCGTCATTGCACTGAACGATGAGAATGTGAGGCTCAAGACAGAGCTGCTCCAGCTGAAGCTGCGCTTCGGCTTAATAAGCACTGCCTCCTACATTGAAAAGAGTCAACAAATCAGTGCGGGTAGCAACGCAGGAAATGGaggttcctcctcctcctcaactCAGTACTACTCCAGTGGTTACTCTAGTGGTTCTCAGGTGATGGTGAACTCTGACTCCTCTGAAACGGAGCAGTCGGGACGCAGTGAAGGCCACAGGCAGCTGGTGAAATACTCTCCACGTGGTTCCCTCTCTGACATGTCTGACGGCTCCTCCAGAGACAGCCCAGAGCCAATCCCCTTTGAGATCAAGCAGGAAGGTGACAGGCTGGAGATGGACATCGCCAACGGCACCACCACCCAGATCATGTTTAACATCCACCGTGGACTGGCCTCTGTGCCCACCCACCACCAGATCCAGCAGCATTCTCAGGAGTTAGAGGCTACATATCACAGccaagagcagcagcagcaccacctTCACCAACAGCCCCAACCCCATCAGGAGCCCGTTACCTCTATCAACACTGTCAGCCAGGCCGCCTCTCATCCGCCTGCTGCCCAGAGGAGCGTCATTCTGTACGGTGCCAGCAGTGCCTCTTATCCCGTGGACTCCTTGACCAGGACGCAGGATGCCGAGCTGCTGAACGTGCAGAAGCAGGGCAGCACCGGCAGCCAAGTGTGTGCTAGCCAACAGCCCATTACAGAGAGCTCCACGGAAACAGTGGCCGAGGTGACGAAGCAGCTTGAGAGGAAGACATTAGATTCCCCTCCGTATGAGCTCTCAGACTGCCGTAATGAGGCTAGAGAGAGACAGGTGTACCGTGTTTGCCAACTCCCCCAGCAGCAactgcagcaggagcagcatcaGGAGAGCGATTCATCTGCGGAGCTCCACCACAAACAAGTGGAGGGTGTCAGCCACTCACACTTGTACCACCATCTCCAGCAGCCTCACTCATACCTCAGCACACAAGACGAGGAGCCACCTGTTCTTACTTATGAGGGCGGGCCCAGGCATGAGGCTTATTACCAAGGCCAATCAACCTCCTCTTGTAAGGAGGCCACATCCAGTGAAGGAGATCCTTGCAGTCCAGAAAAAGAGGCATCCACAGACGACGATGAGCTTCCCTCCTCGTTGTGCTCAGAAATGGGCAGCTTCCACAACCCGCATCTTACCATCCACCAACCTGCCTCGCCTCTGCCCTCCTCCCAGGGCCCTCAGGCTCAGTGCTGGGACCCTCAGGGGGAGGTGAGGGGAACCGCTTTGCCCCACAAACTGAGACTCAAACACCGGGCCATGAGCaccggcagcagcagcagtagcggCAGCAACTGCTCCGGCCAAGAGTCCCCAACCACCCCTCCCTCCGCTACGCCGCCACCTCTCCCCCAGCATCCCTACTTGTCCCTGACGCCCCCACGAAACATTAAGCAAGAGAGCTCAGGCGGAGGTTGTAAACAGGCGGCCTCAGGGGAGGGGGCCAGGAAGGAAGGTGGAAAAAAGGAGACAGGTGGACGAAGGAACAAGAGGCGCGATTAG
- the nfil3-6 gene encoding nuclear factor, interleukin 3 regulated, member 6, whose translation MFEEDSQEMGGQEDVRVLRAVESPTAVASAGGGAGGALSFTDEAVSILTSSSLLARSLLGRTSAVKRKESPSSSARRKREFIPHEKKDDSYWDKRRKNNEAAKRSREKRRVNDMVLESRVLALLEENARLRAELLALKFRFGLVKDPSNAPILPLTTAPQHTPQPLTPQYYLQRGDGGLQGSSAPHPNNQAGQMSSRGSRDAGNMSEDSGFSTPGGSSVGSPIFFEDRLSDHGKLSPHRGEELGYDLHHSPTDPHHAAGLTGGKMDHAEAMKNLPHKLRFKIPGSNDGTDAQGDGGVARRSPTLSTAGREAPREKGLSGGSEAGAGPACASSWIQHIEGEESRRGRHSPQYSAPTSNYSLQPPPAQVQPEVQYQHENTYLKCQLNSLSEEVAQLKKLFTEQLMAKTN comes from the coding sequence ATGTTTGAGGAGGACTCCCAGGAGATGGGGGGCCAAGAAGACGTCAGAGTGCTCCGTGCCGTGGAATCACCCACAGCAGTGGCTTCTGCTGGAGGGGGAGCGGGAGGAGCTTTGTCTTTCACAGATGAAGCTGTGTCCATCCTGACTTCCAGCAGCCTGCTGGCGCGCTCGTTGCTGGGCCGCACCTCAGCCGTCAAACGCAAAGAGAGCCCTTCCTCCAGTGCCCGCCGCAAGCGCGAGTTCATACCTCACGAGAAGAAGGACGACAGCTACTGGGacaagaggaggaagaacaaCGAGGCGGCTAAGCGCTCACGAGAGAAGCGGCGCGTGAACGACATGGTCCTGGAGAGCCGTGtgctggctctgctggaggaaAACGCGCGACTCCGAGCAGAGCTGTTGGCACTCAAGTTCCGCTTTGGCCTGGTTAAAGACCCCTCCAACGCCCCAATACTGCCCCTCACTACAGCTCCCCAGCACACCCCTCAACCCTTGACTCCTCAATATTACCTCCAAAGGGGGGACGGAGGCCTCCAAGGCTCCTCAGCACCACATCCCAACAACCAAGCAGGCCAGATGAGCAGCAGGGGCTCCAGGGATGCTGGGAACATGTCAGAAGACTCGGGCTTCTCTACGCCAGGTGGGTCCAGTGTGGGCAGTCCGATTTTCTTTGAAGACCGCCTTAGCGACCATGGGAAATTATCCCCACACCGGGGTGAGGAGCTGGGGTATGACCTCCACCATTCGCCTACAGATCCCCACCACGCTGCAGGACTAACTGGGGGGAAGATGGATCACGCAGAGGCGATGAAAAACCTTCCTCACAAATTGCGTTTCAAGATCCCCGGAAGCAACGACGGAACCGATGCCCAGGGAGACGGTGGCGTCGCCAGACGCAGCCCCACGCTATCTACTGCAGGCCGGGAAGCTCCAAGAGAGAAAGGACTGAGCGGAGGCAGCGAGGCAGGAGCAGGCCCAGCATGTGCCAGCTCCTGGATCCAGCACATCGAGGGGGAGGAAAGCAGGAGGGGGCGACACTCCCCTCAATACAGTGCTCCGACATCCAACTACAGCCTCCAGCCCCCTCCTGCTCAAGTGCAACCTGAGGTCCAGTACCAGCACGAGAACACTTACCTGAAGTGTCAGCTAAACTCTCTCAGCGAGGAGGTGGCTCAGCTGAAAAAGCTTTTCACAGAGCAGCTCATGGCCAAAACCAACTGA